One segment of Vibrio gazogenes DNA contains the following:
- a CDS encoding NUDIX hydrolase, with product MNQLISVGWLYRKGNKLLCVKSKGKDKFFIPGGKLEVGETYEEGLQREIREELNIELIPNSIQYLFSITDIAYGLENTQLTMFCYIADFNGDIAPSSEIETAKWFELSQIHNCAPAAQKAMSYALELQV from the coding sequence ATGAATCAACTTATCAGTGTCGGGTGGCTTTACCGAAAAGGAAATAAGCTACTTTGTGTTAAATCTAAAGGTAAAGATAAGTTCTTTATTCCCGGTGGAAAGTTGGAAGTAGGTGAAACATATGAAGAAGGCTTACAACGTGAAATCCGAGAGGAGTTAAATATTGAGCTCATCCCAAACTCTATCCAGTACCTGTTTTCTATCACGGATATTGCGTATGGTCTGGAAAATACACAGTTGACAATGTTTTGTTATATCGCAGATTTTAACGGTGATATTGCACCAAGTTCAGAAATAGAAACAGCGAAGTGGTTTGAACTTTCCCAAATCCACAACTGTGCTCCTGCGGCACAAAAGGCGATGAGTTACGCTTTGGAGCTGCAGGTATGA
- a CDS encoding CobW family GTP-binding protein — MRSEQPMLGVPTHMITGFLGVGKTSAILNLIAAKPSNERWAILVNEFGEIGIDGSLLQGQQVPKGNVFIREVPGGCMCCAAGLPMQIALNQLLSEAKPDRLLIEPTGLGHPKEVLQVLSTAYYRQLLSLQKNITLVDARKLSDSRYTDHETFNQQIEIADTVVGNKRDLYQDGDVQALQDYVAKVGRPDTKLIFAEYGVIPFSEFEGNTSVHAYLAHPHHHHRHNKPLVSELPIPESGMLKAVNAGEGFHSAGWRFSPEKIFEHSKLRQLLVELQLERMKAVFITDSGIFGYNLTEDGLTEVELDECVESRIELIAETIDEAFEAHLLRCIHD, encoded by the coding sequence ATGAGATCTGAACAACCAATGTTAGGGGTTCCGACCCATATGATTACCGGGTTTTTGGGCGTAGGAAAAACCTCGGCGATTTTGAATTTAATCGCTGCCAAACCGAGCAATGAACGCTGGGCGATTTTGGTCAATGAGTTCGGTGAAATAGGCATTGATGGGAGCTTATTGCAGGGACAACAGGTGCCAAAAGGCAACGTTTTCATTCGAGAGGTGCCAGGTGGTTGTATGTGTTGTGCGGCAGGTCTGCCTATGCAAATCGCACTCAACCAACTGTTGTCGGAAGCAAAACCGGATCGTTTACTGATAGAACCCACCGGACTTGGGCACCCCAAGGAAGTCTTGCAGGTGTTATCGACAGCGTATTACCGTCAGCTCTTGTCGTTGCAAAAGAACATCACTTTAGTTGATGCACGCAAGCTATCGGATTCTCGTTACACCGACCATGAAACGTTTAATCAGCAGATTGAAATTGCAGATACCGTGGTGGGGAACAAACGCGATCTCTATCAAGATGGTGATGTACAAGCGTTACAAGACTATGTTGCCAAAGTGGGCAGACCGGATACGAAGTTAATTTTTGCCGAGTATGGCGTTATCCCTTTCTCCGAGTTCGAGGGAAATACGTCGGTACATGCGTATTTGGCGCACCCCCACCATCATCATCGTCACAATAAGCCTTTGGTTTCTGAGTTACCTATACCGGAAAGCGGTATGCTGAAAGCAGTCAATGCAGGGGAAGGTTTTCACAGTGCGGGCTGGCGCTTTTCTCCAGAGAAGATTTTTGAACACTCGAAGCTACGGCAATTATTGGTTGAGTTGCAACTAGAGCGGATGAAAGCGGTATTCATTACGGACAGCGGGATTTTTGGTTATAACCTGACAGAAGACGGATTGACCGAAGTTGAACTGGACGAATGTGTCGAAAGCCGCATCGAACTGATTGCGGAGACAATCGATGAAGCGTTTGAAGCGCATCTGCTCCGTTGTATTCATGATTAA
- a CDS encoding Fur family transcriptional regulator — protein MRNTDAIMAQAEKICLTRGKHLTAKRKLVLHALLHANKPLSAYEIVDYCHQYFAQNIQAMSVYRILDFLEGEHFAHKLNMSNKFIVCSHIRCNQDHGCPQFLICSECGKVSELTIEPKVISSIRTDARQAGFTVMSPQFEISCVCDECAEKLLSNARGC, from the coding sequence ATGCGAAATACCGATGCCATCATGGCACAGGCAGAAAAAATTTGCCTGACCCGGGGTAAACACCTTACCGCAAAGAGAAAGTTGGTATTGCATGCTTTGCTGCATGCCAATAAGCCTCTTTCTGCCTATGAAATCGTCGATTACTGCCATCAATATTTTGCGCAGAACATTCAGGCGATGTCGGTTTATCGTATTTTAGATTTTCTTGAGGGAGAGCATTTCGCCCATAAGCTGAATATGTCGAATAAGTTCATCGTCTGTTCCCATATTCGTTGTAATCAAGACCATGGGTGTCCTCAATTTTTGATCTGTTCTGAGTGCGGTAAGGTCAGTGAGCTGACGATTGAACCGAAGGTGATTTCCAGCATCCGTACAGATGCTAGGCAAGCAGGTTTTACCGTGATGAGTCCTCAGTTCGAAATCAGTTGTGTGTGCGATGAATGTGCTGAGAAATTATTGTCAAACGCTAGAGGCTGTTGA
- a CDS encoding DUF1826 domain-containing protein, translated as MSVDMAMPAEMVRGASVAPRSTMPSILSDIYQPENNIAIWQRPLSSEMTAHIKNMLQEGQPLALVQSVTPANAAEWIRNRLSDYECADALGEDIGLIVDMFCCLFDLQQVGLRLTALDKPMCPKFHVDQIPCRLVTTYVGSATEWLSNDDVDRRKLGAGAQGMADHLSGLFDNEQRINQMQSGDVALLKGGGWEGNEQTGLVHRSPELISNERRLLLTLDFI; from the coding sequence ATGAGTGTTGACATGGCGATGCCTGCAGAGATGGTGCGGGGAGCATCGGTCGCTCCGAGATCGACGATGCCGAGTATCCTGAGCGATATTTATCAACCGGAAAACAACATTGCGATCTGGCAGCGACCATTATCTTCCGAGATGACCGCACATATTAAAAATATGCTGCAAGAGGGGCAGCCTTTAGCGTTGGTACAAAGCGTGACGCCCGCAAATGCAGCTGAGTGGATTCGCAATCGGTTATCGGATTACGAATGTGCAGATGCACTGGGTGAAGATATAGGTTTGATTGTTGATATGTTCTGCTGTCTTTTCGATTTACAGCAAGTGGGTCTGCGCTTGACGGCTTTGGATAAACCAATGTGTCCTAAATTTCATGTGGATCAAATACCTTGTCGCCTTGTGACGACTTATGTTGGTTCTGCGACGGAGTGGTTAAGTAACGACGATGTTGATCGCCGGAAACTGGGAGCGGGTGCTCAGGGCATGGCCGATCATTTGTCTGGTTTATTTGATAATGAGCAGCGTATCAATCAGATGCAATCCGGTGATGTCGCCTTATTGAAAGGTGGTGGCTGGGAAGGGAACGAACAGACGGGCTTGGTACATCGTTCTCCTGAATTGATATCGAATGAAAGGCGCTTATTACTCACACTTGATTTCATATAA
- the zigA gene encoding zinc metallochaperone GTPase ZigA: MSQKKIVVTVLSGFLGAGKTTVLSHILNNREGKRVAVIVNDMSEINIDSATVKNEVSLNHKEEKLVEMSNGCICCTLREDLLVEVAQLAKEGRFDNLVIESTGIAEPLPVAETFTFADDDGVSLSDVATLDTMVTVVDAVNFLRDYEAAQSLQETGEHLGEEDERSVSDLLIEQVEFADVILISKTDIASADDVERLKAILKTLNTHARIIAIQNGQVNVSEVLDTGLFDFERAQQAPGWLKELRGEHIPETEEYGISSFCYQARRPFHPEKFYRLLHNTTCYGKLIRSKGYFWLASRPDFAGQWNQAGGMAYYGFAGMFWKAIPKAQWPTEPEYLAEIENNWVEPFGDMRQELVFIGQRLDKAAMIHALDECLLTEEEMLAGEPLWQALPDPFPAWEEE, translated from the coding sequence ATGAGTCAGAAAAAAATTGTGGTTACGGTGTTATCAGGGTTTTTGGGCGCTGGTAAAACCACGGTTCTTAGCCACATTCTCAATAATCGTGAAGGCAAGCGAGTCGCGGTTATCGTGAACGATATGAGTGAAATCAATATCGATTCAGCGACCGTCAAAAACGAAGTTTCCCTGAATCACAAAGAAGAAAAACTGGTGGAAATGAGTAACGGCTGTATTTGTTGTACATTGCGCGAAGATCTGCTGGTGGAAGTGGCTCAATTGGCGAAAGAGGGGCGTTTTGACAACTTAGTGATCGAATCGACCGGTATTGCAGAGCCCCTACCGGTTGCAGAGACATTTACGTTTGCGGATGACGATGGCGTATCGCTCTCCGATGTAGCGACGTTAGACACCATGGTCACGGTGGTTGATGCGGTGAATTTTTTACGTGATTACGAAGCGGCTCAGTCTCTTCAGGAAACCGGGGAACATTTGGGGGAAGAAGACGAGCGCAGTGTTTCTGATCTATTGATTGAGCAAGTGGAGTTTGCGGATGTCATTTTGATCAGTAAGACCGATATTGCCAGCGCAGACGACGTCGAGCGATTAAAAGCGATTCTCAAAACCTTAAATACACATGCGCGCATTATTGCGATTCAAAATGGGCAAGTGAATGTCTCTGAGGTGCTGGACACGGGTCTGTTCGATTTTGAGCGGGCGCAACAGGCTCCGGGATGGTTAAAAGAGCTGCGAGGTGAGCATATTCCGGAAACCGAAGAGTATGGCATTAGCAGCTTTTGTTATCAGGCGCGTCGTCCGTTCCATCCGGAAAAATTTTATCGGTTGCTACACAATACGACATGCTACGGGAAGTTGATTCGCTCGAAAGGGTATTTCTGGCTCGCATCTCGTCCAGATTTTGCCGGGCAGTGGAACCAAGCCGGTGGTATGGCTTACTACGGTTTTGCCGGTATGTTTTGGAAAGCGATCCCGAAAGCGCAATGGCCAACGGAGCCAGAATACTTAGCAGAGATTGAAAACAATTGGGTTGAGCCATTTGGTGATATGCGTCAGGAACTAGTGTTCATTGGGCAGCGGTTAGATAAAGCGGCAATGATACATGCGCTTGATGAATGTTTACTCACCGAAGAGGAAATGTTGGCGGGTGAGCCCTTGTGGCAAGCGTTACCGGATCCATTTCCAGCCTGGGAGGAAGAATAA